CTTTATAGAAAGTCATCCACTCTATCCTATGCCCCCTTATATCATCCTCAGGCATCCTGGTATCCGGTCTGTATTTTCCGGACAGAAGCCCCATAGCAAGAGGACTCCTGTTGAGACCTGCAAGATTATTCTTTTTGCAGTATTCCATCATAAGCTCGTCATAGAAAAATAGATTGCACTGATACTGCATAACAGAAGCCATAGGACGAGCGGCAACCAGCATAGCTCCCTCCAGAAGATCTGTACTCCATCCATAAGTCCTTATCTTACCCTCGCGTACCAACTCATCCAAAGTATCCATACAAGGTGTCACATAAGCAAGATTCATGCTCCACGTATGGATCTGATAGATATCTATATAATCTGTGCCGAGCCTTCTCAGAGAAGCTTCCAGGGCACGCCTTATATAATCTGGAGAAACACTTTCTCCTGCCAATGTCCTCGTGGATTCATTAAAAATATTGCCAAACTTAGTAGCAATTACAACCTTGTCGCGTTTTCCTTTTATAGCTTTTCCCAAAACTTCTTCTGCATGTCCAGCGCCATAGCAATCCGCAGTATCAAAGAA
This sequence is a window from Spirochaetia bacterium 38H-sp. Protein-coding genes within it:
- a CDS encoding aldo/keto reductase, yielding MKRTLGRSDIEVSALGLGCWPIGGLAWRDGKPDGYHGADDNVSIDAINAAIDNGINFFDTADCYGAGHAEEVLGKAIKGKRDKVVIATKFGNIFNESTRTLAGESVSPDYIRRALEASLRRLGTDYIDIYQIHTWSMNLAYVTPCMDTLDELVREGKIRTYGWSTDLLEGAMLVAARPMASVMQYQCNLFFYDELMMEYCKKNNLAGLNRSPLAMGLLSGKYRPDTRMPEDDIRGHRIEWMTFYKDGKPNAELVKKLDSIKEILTDKGRSLVQGAIAWLWAKSPVNIPIPGFRTREQAIELAKSMEYGPLSKEALSEIDKLLDR